ATAAGTTGTCACAGACAGATAAGATCGATAGAAATCGTGGCATAAATCCATCGGAGAACGAAAGCATCCAAACGTAACCACAATGCTTTTTAAGCGGGATCCGTGGGGACTGGGGAGTGGACCAGAAACACGGTGGTCTTGGATCTGGAAAGCCCGAGAGTGGATCTCCAGAGTGATTCTCACAGCACAAACCAATGTAGGGAAAAATGATATCGCCATAAACTAGTCACATACGTTATATTTTGTATAAGTTTTTGAGTGAAATGGTCATGGTAGAAATACCGCTTTGATGCTCGAGACCAACAATGGAACGGGTTCAAGTCATATGGGGCTTTTAGGTTTATCTTAACATTTCTAGTTATTTTGTGCATCATACGACAATGGAATCCGTTTTACACTTTGTTAGTATAAAACCACCCTACACAAGACTACCTGTTAAGAGTAATTTTAAGAGGGCATAAAGCACAATGAAAATGGAATAGATCCACTACggaataatattttttttttttggttcaacGAAGCAcgcacttagtcgcattacaatagaggGAGGGGGAATCGAACCTGAGACCAATTGTCCAggatacctccgtcttaaccactagactaagacatcttcgATAGTACGGAATAATATATGACTCCGCTAAGTGAACTTTAATTAtcaagaaggaagaagaagaagaagaaagatgaaAGTGCGCAAAAAGGTACAGCAATATCTAATGTGATTTGAATAAGGGAAATAAATGGTATGGAGAGTTGAATTCTTGTTACCTTAGTTCCATCATTTCTATGCAGCAGTCTTTTGAAGCCCTTGGAAGCCTCAACAGATCCCTATAGATTTTCATTTCCTTTTCCATCTCAACGTCGTCGTCGTCCTCATCATCGCATAACGTGTAAACGCACACATCACCCAGGTCACTTGCGTTTCTAAGAAGATGCCCCATAAGTGACAATGGACCCTTGTGCCCACAAAACTTGAGGACTTCAATCTTACCAACATGACACGAAAAAGGGAGTAGATGAATATCTGAAGACGGCAGCGAGTCATAGCAGTTATCCGGACAGTAGAAGTCAGAACATTGGCAGCAATGCAAGCCCTATAGACAACAAATGAATTAAGTGACAAAACTGAAAGAACCATTTTATGCTAAAGTCCTGTAAAGTAACTACTTGTGCTagttagagcatctccaatggttgagAAAAAAATTTGGCTTTCGATTTCTTAAAATCGTGCAGTGTAAATTTCAACCATCGAAAGAAATTCAAATAGATTAGTTTTgctcaaaaaaaattgaactagTAGCTCCATGAAGCTATTTGCTTAAATGGACCCACAAAAAAAcataaccaatagaaaaatagtTGTCTcatttataatgttttaattttatatttagaaattaaaaattgaataaaaaaaataGGAGAGTGTGTTAGGTGGGTCACATAAAGCTAGTAGGAAATCGACTTCACCGTTGGAGTAAGTTATAGCTTGAAATGGTTGTAGCTCAAAAAAAtgatgtggcaaaggtaagctagtaccaactagcttaccattgtggatgctcttaCGAATTAAATATGCCATTATAAGTTGATGCTAACCGATTCAAAGGTGAGAAGCTCAAGTTTAGGAGATTTCTCAAGCAAGCATGTCACATATTCCCACGCGTAATAAGGAAAGTCCTCAAGGTATAAAATTGACAGGCTATGAAATTCAGGCATTTGCTCGTCGTCCTCATCAGGTGTAAGAAGAACCTGTACAATGAACAATATTCTCATaatatgaacaaataaaacatgTTGCCTTTTCCAATGTACGATGTATGAAGATTTACGAAATATGTCGAAAGTAAGAGGAAAATGCAGGAGTTATACATATATACCTGCACTGAGTCCGTTTCTAAACGTAATTCTACAACTTTAGAGGCAGCGGCTATTAAAAGTTCACGGTCATACTCTAACAAATTTACATTAGTATCAGAATCACTATCTTCAGCTTCGCTGCAATTGAAAGTTAGTTTTGCCTTCTCAAAAGAACACGAGTTTTTCCACGACGGAACAATTCTCACACCAATATTTGAACTGTAGTTTAAATATGCCAAATTAGGGGCGTCAATCTCAATTGTACCCAACAAAAAACGGCAGTCTTTTATAGTTAGGGCTTTGAGTATTCTAGTACAATGAATAGCATGACCGTCAATGTCACCGTAGCAATAGTTGAGAACCAATTCTTCAAGCAATTCACAACTAGAAAACAATCTTTTCATTGATTCAAAATCAAAGAATAAGATATGTTCCAGGTGGAGGATCTTCAGTTTTGGTAACGAGGTTGATAGCGGAATTTCAATTTCGTAACACTCATGATCTGGAGGACCCATCATTTTCAGACTCATTAGTGTTTCACATGTGAAGAAGCCATCATGATTAGGCACACAATCAGTCTGATCTAATTTATAATGAAGCTCTTCAACACCCTTTTGTAAAGCGTAACTAAACCAGCGATTCAAATCCGAATCATGATAGTTTGCATGACAAACTAAACTAAATTTCTTGATGGGTGCCATTTGGTGCAATTTTAAAACATTATCAACATACTCCTTAAACCTTCGAACGAATTCTTTTCTCTCATTTTTCATTGGACATCGTTTATCATCAAAAGAAAGGCAATTCGTCAAAGTAAAAAGGTACCGCCATCTCTTTGATAGAATACTTGCTTTTACGGCACATGTTGTTGGTAGAAAGGAGATTATGAGACCAAGTAGTTCATCAGGCAAACTGCTGATCCTATCTAAACAATTCCCGCTTACTGCGTCTTCTACATGTTTACCATACGTGACAGGTGGTGTCATGGTCTTTACAGGACTCTACCTGAAATGTAAAGAAAGCCGAATTAACAAATAACCATACTCGTAAATAGTACTTCAATATAAGTTGATTTCTAGAGATTCACAAGCTAGCTCAGAGGTTAACACTTTCCCCTCCATTACAGACACTTGAGACAAAAGGACCCCTTGTAATTAAGAAGTACCTCCTGTCTATCCCCACTCCCTTCGCCATTCGACACATCACCGAGATAGTAATAGTTTATCACTATTTTATAGCTATATCCAAAAGATAAAGTGAAACATAAAATGGTGAGCACAAATGAGAGGATCGTCCAACTCGAACTTTTCGAAATCTAAAACAAATACAGGACAAGCATTGATATCTAATTAGGCTTCAAGTAGTAATTATACCCACAAACTAAAATCAGAAGAACAATCTTACGCACGCATATTAATTAACccaataattaatcataatttattGCTGAAAACCCCAAATTAACAAaccaaagcgtcttgcttgtgacggattagcccgtcacaagctgaagacctctcacaaaaagggagggGGGcccaaggtggggcaccccatgtgctcccccactcacctctcatgggtattttgtgagagaaaatggtatccgtcacaagcttgtgacggatatcgccgttaGATTTTGTGTTAACCAAATTAACAAGAAGAAAAATgcaattttacaaaaaaaaatccaATAAATAATTGGTGAAAGTCGATGAAAATTTAATAAACAAGTTTTTTAAAGTATGAATTGTCACATTGCATGCACGATAAACACTTGAAAAAAATAGGTATAAATTGAGGCATAAAATATTCATTTTACACACAAAATATGACACTTCTATtgcaacaaaaataaaaatgataagcGAAACAGATGAGAAAAAATTGAAATTACCTTCAAGTTGGAAGATTTTTTTACTCTCGAATAGTCGAAGGAATGAAGAAGATGGAAGGGTTTTACTTCTGAAGAAAGACAAAGGGTGTTTTTCTCAAATTGACAAATGATCCGTTTGGGTCGGGTTCGAGTTCAAGTCCGTGTCAATGTTAGGTGGGTTTAGTAGAGTTTTACTTGAACTCGACCCAATTACAAACATGTCTATAACTTGACATGTTTACCTTTGGTAATAAAACAGACTGACTTGTTTCAACCCATTCATCTTTAAACGGATTATTATCAACTCGTATAACTTATAATCCCAACTAACTTGTATCAAAAAATAAAGAATCATGGAGTATACTCCGTATCATACATTCTTACTCCTTCCATCCATTTCAATaaaaagttacattttttttcctttttgccGATTTCTGGTCCTTTATCATATTCAAATATTTTTCACTCTACTTTATTAGGTTCGTGATaaatgggatggagggagtaaaaCACAAGATGAGACGTGAAAATAAGAAAAATGATCCAAAACTAATATTGTTGGGTGAAAACAAATCCAATCATCCAACATACAAGATGTTAATTAGCTAATAGTTACATGTGCATAAAATTGTTGATGTACCTTAACATTAAGTATACTAGTTTGAAAACCCGTTGCAACGCAACACGGTAATTTCTTCACCTGAAGTTTACATCGTCTATAATCAAACCCAAGAGCGACAACTCAATTTCTTCACCTGAAGTTGTGAAAATAAGCTTGAGGGAATCACTTTCAGGAGGATTTTTTTCCGCACCTGTCCTAGCAATGTCCACACCAAACCTTGCAGTGGCTACTTCAGCTACATTCAGCGGCCACCCTGCGCGCAATCTGCAGCCCGCCACCACCACTGTACTACCAAGCCCTCCCTGTCCCTAACCACCACCCATATGCCAATCGAGAGGGGGAGGTGACCAAAAGTTCTGTAGATTTTGACTCCCCTGCACGTTAGCATTACAGACAGATTCGGCATAAGTGCAATAGTCAGCAACCAGTCTCCAACGCaattattagttttttttttttgtcaatcaCCATAGCTTCAATTTACCGCTTcacgaaaagaaaagaaaagaaaagaaaagaaaagggcaGCTCGGTGTACCAATGGCGCCCCCGCTAGGCGAGGGTCCAGGGAAGGGTAGCAACAAAATCCATCTAGTAAGCTAAGCGAGCTGCAAACAAAGCAAAATAATTATTAGGTCCAATTTATCTATCCAATATCCTAACCCCTTGAGATTGTAGCACCATAGCAGTGATGTTGCTTAAGATGAGAAGACATGACATTAGCGGATGTAACCAGGGCAGATCATAAGGTGATAAACATGAATCAGGTCCGGAAGTCACAAACAAATGTAGAAGTAACAACTTTTGCAGCAGCCTAGTCGCAAATAATAGCTAATGAATACCACAAATAATTTCCACAGAAGTTTTATTACTGAAGATAGAAAAAAGCAAGAAATTATGCTCTACGCAAATGTAAGATTATGCTCTTAAATTTCATTTAGTATCACAATACTAGTCGATATATAATCATATTCCAAATCAGCGCAATCAAAACTATTGGACAAAGAATCTAAGAAACTCGGACACTCAGACACTTGAACAGATGTACGGCACTTAAAACTATTTTATCAGAAAAACACAAGGAATTTTACCAAGTTAGCCGAGTATAACACTAGAACACGTAGCCGTAGTGTTCGTAATTTGAATGTATGAGCAACATAGGAGAGCATGCAACATTTTCTTGAGAGTATTAACAGAGTTACTAGAAACAAAAGCAGTGTGTAAATGAACTAACTCAAGAGAGCTAAAGCCTAAAGGTATAATCTTCACAGGCAATGAAAATCAGGTATATGCTCTATATCAGTCAGCATTAGAAGAAGTGCCATATCATGAACAAATTCGAGCAACCTGAATGATGAAAACACGTATGAAAAAGAATTGTTATATGTACCTCTGCCACGTCAATCATAAGTCGTAATGCAATAGCtggtctgatggtcatactcgaGTGAGTCGTAATTAACTAGTATCATCTTGCAGATCGTAGTTGGAATTAACTATGAAAAGCGAATACTAGTTGAAGATCACCAATTGGTCTTCATATGATTAAAAAGTATATTCGATCTTACGTTAGGTATTGTAAAGGGGATACACATAGTTCGTTTAAGAATTACCTCTCAGAATCCTACATGGTAGAAGGAAGAAAACCCAGTTCAAGTCTCAGAATAGAGAGTGAGTTCATCTCCACCAACTCGCTTCCAAAAAAAATGTAGACCAGCGACAGCGGCTTTCAAGTTTTTAAACAGCTCTCATACATCAGCAAAAATGTGCCCCCCTCATACAGTCATAGTCTTATTTTCAATTTCTTAATATTTTAAAAGAGTGATAAAATAAA
This sequence is a window from Silene latifolia isolate original U9 population chromosome 8, ASM4854445v1, whole genome shotgun sequence. Protein-coding genes within it:
- the LOC141597075 gene encoding F-box protein At4g22280-like isoform X1; its protein translation is MTPPVTYGKHVEDAVSGNCLDRISSLPDELLGLIISFLPTTCAVKASILSKRWRYLFTLTNCLSFDDKRCPMKNERKEFVRRFKEYVDNVLKLHQMAPIKKFSLVCHANYHDSDLNRWFSYALQKGVEELHYKLDQTDCVPNHDGFFTCETLMSLKMMGPPDHECYEIEIPLSTSLPKLKILHLEHILFFDFESMKRLFSSCELLEELVLNYCYGDIDGHAIHCTRILKALTIKDCRFLLGTIEIDAPNLAYLNYSSNIGVRIVPSWKNSCSFEKAKLTFNCSEAEDSDSDTNVNLLEYDRELLIAAASKVVELRLETDSVQVLLTPDEDDEQMPEFHSLSILYLEDFPYYAWEYVTCLLEKSPKLELLTFESGLHCCQCSDFYCPDNCYDSLPSSDIHLLPFSCHVGKIEVLKFCGHKGPLSLMGHLLRNASDLGDVCVYTLCDDEDDDDVEMEKEMKIYRDLLRLPRASKDCCIEMMELR